Genomic segment of Sarcophilus harrisii chromosome 4, mSarHar1.11, whole genome shotgun sequence:
ttcaaatctaatttctgaggtttactacctatgtgactttggacatatAGGTAATTTAGCCTGCAtaatcctcaatttcctcagttgtatAATGAAGATAGTGGAGCTTTGAggtcttttctgttttatttctgctATCTTATGAAGTGGAGATTCTATGACTTGATTTTTGAACTTCAGGATTTAGTAAATGCTGGAAACAGCCTACTATAGTAAAAAGAGCACAGGATTTGAAGTCACAGGACTGTGACAGTCAAAATCCCAGTTCTGCTGCTTACTACCTGGGTAATCTTGGACCAGCCATATAATCACCTtgaattttagtttccttttctgtaaagtgaagggattagcctagatggcttctaaggttccTAAAGCTATATGAcattcagtcattcaataaacatttaataagcacctactatgtgttaaacTCTGAGCatacaaaaagatgcaaaaacCCTTATCTATGTGACTCTGTGTTACTCACAGGAAGGTTATTATCTCTGTGCTTTAGTAAAGCATTTAGCagatatctggcacatagtaggtgtttgaaaatgcttatttccttttccccctttatctataaaatgaagggatttagGTAGATAACctgtttccttccagctctagattagGATTCAGCCCTTAATAGTTTTGAGTCCTGGAAATAAGAGAATGAGATTTTtggtggagaaggaaagggcatgGGTCATATGAGGGTTCATAATTTGAAAGATGAAAACTTACCCTCTGAGGAGGAGGCAAGAGAGGTATCTGAGGGGGTTTTGCTGTGGCTACTGAGGGCTGCATAGGGGCTGCTGGAGGTGTCAGCCCTGGGCCGGACAAAGCTGTGATGTCGGCGAGGAGGCTGTGGAGAGGCAGAGTCTGGTTCTGGGCATCCATTGACCAGCACAATGGGGATGTCCACCATGGAATTAGCAATGGATGGCGGACAGCTGCTGGCGTGCTCCTTTTGCAGTGGGGTTGAGTATGAAGCAGCAGGCTGGCCCAGGGTGGAAACTGGTGGTGTGAGCCCTGAGTCAGGGCTCTGGAGGTGGAAATAATTGGGTCTCCCACTGGGAGATGAGGTGCTGGGGTTGTGGATATTAGAGGAAGACCCTCTGGAGCATTCTGGGTTCTTGTAGGCAAGCTGGTGGCTAGAGGTGCTGGTAGGAAGCAGAGATTGGCTGCtgtagagaaagagggaagacagGTTGATATGATGTCTCTGGAGGGTACTTTCTCCTTCCCAGACACAGGGTACTTTCTCCTTCCCAGACACTAACTGCTGTTCCCtaaagtgcttactaaatgcttattgactgtctGACTGCACAGCATTAGGTTTGATTCAGTGCAGTTTGGCAACTCTCAGTCAGGGTTTCTTAGCCCTTTTTGGAGTCAGTTCTACAAAGCATCTCTTTTTTCATAGAATGttcttaaatgtataaaatgaatacatAGTAAATACAATTATGCTAAAACAGTTATcaaactatttttacaaaaaattcatgaaaacctggaaagacttacatgaactgaaacaaagtgaagtgaacagaaccaggagaacagtatACACAAGTATAGCATTATTATATGAtgaattatgaatgacttagatattctcaattatccaagacaatcccaaagggctcatgatgaaaaatgttatcctcctccagagaaagaattgatgttgTCTGAGAACAGAATgaagctttccttttctttctttgtttttttttctttcccttccttccttccttccttccttccttccttccttccttccttccttcctcttccttccttccttccttccttccttcctcttccttccttccttccttccttccttccttccttccttcctcttccttccttccttccttccttccttccttccttccttccttccttccttctttccttccttccttccttccttccttccttccttccttcctcttccttccttccttccctccctccttccttccttccttttccttccttccctccttccttcctcttccttccttccttccttccttccctccctccttccttccttccttttccttcccttccttccttccttccttccttcccttccttccttccttccttcttccttccttccttccttccttccttccttccttccttcctccctccttccttccttccttccctccttctttctttctttccttccttccttccttccttccttccttccttcttcccttcctctttttctttcattctttctctctctttcctccttccttccttctttagttccttcttttcttacatgacataaatatggaaatgcttttcaTGATTgttcatgtataatctatatcagattgcttattatcTCAGGGacagaagaggggaggaaggcatagaacttggaactcaaaactttgaaAATTACTTGTTCTTACAAGTAAGtagataaaaaatgttatttaaaaatatattatattcataggCTCCAGAATAAGAACTCCTGTTCTAAGCAAAGAGTTAGCCCAATTAAATGAAGCAGCTAAACGTGCAGCacatagagtactgggcctggagtcagaaagacttaagttcaaatcagacacttattagctatgtgactcaggGTATGACACTTAACCTttctgcctgcttcagtttcctcaattgtaaataatgaagataatgaatggcatatagcaggtgctcaataaatgtttgtttccttcctttcttaaatCTCCCTTAAAAGATCCTTAGCTATACATGATTAGCATAAAAGTTTGTCTATAATTCAATCTTTTTTCCATCCTATGCCTCCTCTCAGCTTTGCCTCCTTTCCTGTTTATTCTGAGTGATACTTAGAGAGTTCTGTTAGAAGAGAGAGTGAcccaaatataaagaaatgagcGGTTGGGCTCAGGCCAACTGCACTcggcctctaggataaaatagtgGATTACAATCTCAATAGGAACCAACAGTATGATATGTTACCAAGAAAGCCAATCAGATCTTAGTTAACCTCAAAGGGAGATAAATAGCAACCCTGCCTGTCATCTGCCATGGCTGAACCCCATTCAGAATACTGTGGACATCTTAGTTTAATGAGGACATTATTGAATTGGAGAATGttgaaaggagagaatttaggaCAGTAAATGGCCTTGATTTAACTACTAACCTCCCTGGCGTCCTTTAAGCCCCAATTAAATCCCACATTCAATGAGAAGCCTTCTCCAAACCTTTTGATTCCAGGACTTtccctttcaaaattattttctatttatcctatactTAGCTTACTTTGTaaattagactataagctccttgagggcatgtGCTCTTTTGTCTCTTTTGATATCCTGAAAATTTAGcgtagtgcctggaacatagtataataaattaatattaacaaaaatttactgaatgaatgaatgttagaGGAATATTGATTGAAGTACTGGGGTAAATGGAGAAGAGGAGAGCTTTGGAGGGAGGGGAGACAGGGAAAAGGCAGTGATTTAGGTGATTGGTTATATGGAAGGCTAGGATAAATTGGGGGTAGTCTTGGAGGGAAGGCATTAGCTTTAGGAAGACTGGGATGTATCTGAGTCAGGAATTGAATTCAAACcatcctaattccaaatccagcactgtGTTTACTTATGTGTTcttgggcaagttgtttaacctGTCCgagtctctgtttccttatttgtaaaatgagaaagatggaCCAAACAgtttccaagatcccttccagctttgtgtgtgtgtgtgtgtgtgtgtgtgtgtgtgtgtataagccTATGATTATGCTCTTTTTAACATGTGCCCAGCTTGGGTctgcaaaataaaaagcaaactggCAAATGCATAAAGTAGATGATAGGAAAGAAGTTATAATcaggaaaaatctagaaaatataaaGCTTTGTTTCCCTTTAGATgtcttctttctttaaagattttctaAGAGTATTTTCTACATGTACTTTAGAGGCTTGAagaagctagatggtacagtggttgGATCACTGGGCCTGCTCTcaggagacctgaatttaaatctggccttagatgcttactagctgtgtgaccctgtgcaagtcacttcacctgctcatttcagttttttcacatgtaaaatgatctggagaagaaaataaaccactccagtattttgccaacaaaaccccaaatgggattatgaagagtcatAACAtgataaaatgactgaacaacaaaaagagggttttaactttaaaataatgcattttgTTTGACAACTCCTCAATATAGGATTATGGTGAGGTGGAAAGAACACTGCATTTGGAGGCAAGATTTGGGGTTTGACTCTTATCTCAAACTCTAGTCTGAGTTAGCTACAGGACTGCATATATGTTACCTAAACTCTCAAAGacttcatttccttatttgtaaaatgaagacaaacaTATTGGCGTGATCTTCTTAAGTAGATTTCTCCTTGCTGGGTGTAGGtcagatttttatatttaaaaaaaaaatcccatttttaaaCATATGAGGTCCCTgtttaaatgaattcttttgtaaaatgaaaagccCTTAATTTATCTTGAGGGAGAAATACTGCTCACAGGGTTTTCTGCTTAAAGAGAAACAGAGCTACAGATTATTCTGCTAACAGTCCTGAGCAGGAGCTGGTTTTGTcactgggaagggaggagggataaGCAAAAATGGATGTACCTGCCAAACACATAGCTGGTGTCAGAGCCTGGGCTGCTGGACAACAGAGAAGCTCCACTGACCCTCTGCAGTGCCCAGCTCCCCACTGAGGGCCTTGGCAAAGCTCCTGAGCCTGGAGAAGCTTCCAGGAGGAAGCTGTCACTTTGAGGACCAGGATTCTTGTGCTTGGGTTGGGGAATGGTGATACCAGGGGAGGGCAAGTGAGGAGATGACCACTCTCCCACCGGGGGTGGAGGCTGCTGCAGGGGGTGATGTCCCCTATGCTGGTTCCCGGAGAAAATGAGGCTCTCGCTGCTGGCATTGTTTTCACGGGGTCTGTCTCTGCAGAGGAGGAGGCCGCCACTGAGAGGTGATCCACAGGAAGGGAGGACCGAGGGACTGGCACAGCGCTGGGGGGGGTCCTGGCACCTCGATTTGGTAGATGTCACCTCAATATACTTGATATCttgtggagagagaagaaaaaagtcaatgaCATTATTCAGGCAGCCATACTCAGACTGGAACGAGAGATTCCTtccagaagaaagaatagaaattgaaTTCTCAGGAGATGCTACCAATAAAGGAGCCCTTTTCTCCCCAGACTCCTTTGGGCACACAATCATGAGGCAAGACAATTGCTACTAAGGAGCAGTTCCATCATCCCTATGCCTAGCCCAAATGGCCTGGAGCAAAACTTGACTTGGGAGATCCAGGCTTGAAATCTGGCTCTAACACTGGCTGAGTGAACTTGGACATATTAACTCCTCTGAGGTCTGGTTTATCCATAAAATAGGGTATTGGTCTAGATGAGGTTTAAGGTCATTTCTGTCTTTAAATCTTAGGATTTCTCTAAGGACACTGAAAATAAGGtttactttctgttttttctccccccccccccccccccccccccatccctcaAGTAAAGGGAATCTGTTTCTTTTTACTACCCTGGTTATATGAGCATGGGTGTCCCTTATTTTGGAGCATCACTAAGTCTTGCCTGATTTCCTCTTCTTGTCCCACTTCTTTGGTTTTGGCCCTCCCCAAACCTTCGCTGGCTCCTCCACGTGTGCCCCTAGTAATGATTGCAATGTTTGTACTTGTAGCAGCCTGTAGTAGGGTGGGGCTCATTATTTGGCCCCAGCACAGCAGCTCTGGCTCTGTCCTTACCTGCTCATTAAGCCTTTGACTCGCCAGCAGgggatggtggtgatgatggtacTTACGTCAAATGGGTGGGTAGTTAGGGGGTTGGGCTTGGCCTAGACTTTTGGGTGGTTATTGACTGACGGGGCTCATCCTGTGTTTTTCTGATTGTCCTTGAGCTAGAATGGGACTCCCACTGTTAAATGAAAAGAGGGCTAAAGAGGAAAGTGCTTTGAGTTTGCTAGAATATAAGGAAGGGAAGTACATAACTTCATTCAAAGCTACTCTTTTGCAGAACACCACAGGGCCTTTGTCTGGGGTCGGTGACTGGCTATATCTTTGGGGAAGAACCTGCCTAATATGCTCTTTTCTAGGAGTAAGAGTCAGCTGTTAATCCTGAACACTGCCCAATAGTCTAGCACTGTAGAGGTCGATTAGGGCAGCTTTAGAAAATTTCTTGTACCCCTTCTACCATTTGCTTTGTTTCTCTAGGGGGTGGAAAGAGAACAGGGATTGGAAAAGAGTATTACTGGAAGGGAAGATGGATGGGGAGACTAAGTCACTGTTGTTTTGTAGATATCAAGAGGTGGATATGGTTAGTGGTAAAAGAACACAGTGAATTTCTCCACTCCCATAACCAAGGTGTGTCTCTTGTTTATCAGGACAAACAAAATGAGCCTGCAGGGCACCCATGCAGCCAGTTACTAATAGGCAAGTCTGAGCCAAGCTTTGGGTCATTTGCCAGGTCCCAAGGGCAGGAGCAGGCAGGGTGGAGGAAAGGGGTGATGGTGGGTTATTAAAACTAAAAGCCCTTTATTGTGGACTGGGAGAAACATGTTGGAAAATGAAATATGGCAACATACTTAGAAGGAACAGCTCAGCTCTGGGCATCATGTTTTAAGAGGGATGACACAAAGTTGGTTGATAAATATAGGCTCTAAAAAATATCTTGACAGGATAGAAGGCTGGGTTGAACTGaaccaaatgaaattttaatgagGGGGAACATAAATAGGATCAAAGGTCATTGGCCTAAATTTGGAGGGAACTTCAGAGGTTGATCtaatccaaactcctcattttacaaatggggaaactgaggccccaggaaattcaagtgatttgcccaaggtcactaaGTTAATAGTTTTCACCCTTTCCAAGTCAAAGATTTTGAGAAAATGGACAAGTTTGAGTTTATCCAGAGGAAAGTGACTGGAATGGTAAAGGATTTGCTAATAAGATCTATGAGAAAGGTCCCACGTGAAATGCCAAGTTGGATGACTCAAAAGCCAGAATTGAGATTGCTGAGAGAAATATCAACAGTCTCAGATAAGCACCTGATTATCATTCCAATAGcaaaaagtgaagaattaagaagcctcttgatgaaggtgaaagaagagagtaaAAAGCTGGCTTGAAACATAACAACAAAACTAAGATCTTGGGAAGTAACAGGTCCTATCACTTCCtggaaaatagagggagaagaaatggaagcagtgtcagattttatatttttgggatcaaagatcactgaagactgcagccatgaaattaaaagatgctttgttccttggaaggaaagctattgCACATCTAGACAGAGTACAAAAAAGCAGAGACATAGCCTTGCTGACAAAGCTCCGGGTTGCTAAATATATGTTTTTCTCAGTTGCAATGTATGGACTATAAAGGAAAACTGAGTGCAGAATCATTGGTTTTGAATTATAGTTctgaagaagacttttgagagtcccttggatagTAAGGAGGTCAAATCagacaataatatttaaataaattaacttcGATTATTTACTGGAAGGTCAGATATCATTGCTGAtggttaaatacattaaatacataatgaaaagatgggactcactggaaaagacaCTGCtattggggaaaatggaaagcaaaaggaaaaggggacagcagaggatgagatggatagatagtttcatagaaacaatgaacatgaacttggacagattttGAGAGATAAAGAAGAGTAGAAGGGCCTGGTGTGCTGTGGtccatagggtcatgaagagtcagacatgattaaacaacaatGACAAGAACAAGCCTATAAGGAGAGAAGGAATTGGTGATTATTCATCAAGACCATGGCAACTgtctccaaatatttgaaaaaaattttttcgtGGCAGaggatatatttattttgcattgctTGAGAGAACAGGACAGATAGGTGGGAGTCATAGGGAAATTGATTTCAGATCAATAGttaaggaagaactttccaaCAAGCAGCTGTGGGGTATACAGAATTCTGTGCCAGAATAAATTCCCTATTCAAACAAAGGTTAATGACCAGATCATAGacttttagaattggaaggtacTCTCAGATACCATCTGGTCTCACCCATGTTTGAAAAAAGTCCTTATGGAGATGTGTTAAGAGGATACCTGAATTAAAAGGGCATTATGGGATGATATTCAAAACTCCTTCCTACACTAACATTCTAGGAGGAAAAGGATACAGCAAGATAGCTCTCCCTTCACTCCTTAGATTTTAAGTGCatgaattgtttttgcttttctttggccCTAATGCATACACTATGCCATAACtgtagtgggtgcttaataaattctagttaaTTGAtccctttaaggaaaaaaaaggcaaggtgGGGCAAGTCCCTGATCTCATGGATCTCTGGGAACAAGTCTCATGGCCAACTCTATAGTCTACCTAGGGTGAGTAGAAACAATTTGGGAGAAAACATCTGTGGgagctagattttttttaaaatttagtggGCTGCAAGGTCAGGGAGTCAAGAGTGTGACATGGCTTCATTGATAGAGGGACTTCCCTCTATGCTCACATGGTTCTAGTCCAATAGAAATTATTATGTTCATATGGATTGTAAGGAAttttataggggcagctagatgctgcagtggatagagcaccggccatgaagtcaggaggacctgggttcaaatatgacctcagacacttaatacttactagctgtatgaccctgggcaagttacttaattgcctcagcaaaaaaaagaactttatacatagcaaacaaaaacattaaagcttaaaattgccTTCTGATCTTTGctaatatgtatatttgtttttccagAATTATTGTATCAAATACTTGAATTTGTAATCTTGTTGAGATGgatatttcttctaattttttggattaaaaaaaatctgtgcctgtttaaaaaaaagtgtgacATGGAAATCAACAAATTCTCATGCTCTCCTAGGGTGTACATCCTGTCCAGAAGGGGGGCAGATCATCGATTTGCTCTGCTCTGAAGTGTTATGTTCAGTTTGGGGCTCTACATTTTAGGGAAAACATGAACATGATAGAGGTGTCCATATGAAGGAGAACAGGATAATAAGGGGCCTTGAGACTTAACTATTTAAAGATTCTGTGGAAGGAATTGAGGGTGTTTGTCATGAAGAAGAGAAAGCTTGGGAAAGGATGATGAAAGAGATGTTGGGAGACATAACTGTCATCGGGTATTTGAAGggtggtcatatgaaaaaaaaggaggaacatGGTGTGGGGGCTAGAATGATGGACTTAAAattagaagatctgggttcaaattctgcctcagacatttactagcaaaACTAAAAtactctgtttcagtttctcatctttaaaatgaaagggatagATTAAGTGGCCTTTTGAGCCCTTTCAATCTTTAAATCTGGGGACTTATTAGGTTTGGTCTTTGCTTTGTTCTAAAGGAGATATGATCTAAGACTAATATATATCGAGAGATAGTATTATGTCgataataaaatgtatatagatagatagctatctatatacattttattatcGACATATTactctatatctctatatataggtatcatatgtatatgtagtaatataaatatatagatttttaaattttaaaacttcaagAAGAGGCTGGATGATCACTTATTGGAAATATCAGGGAGAAGTtagtttttttcttgtaaaagaaCTTGTTCAGGACGACATAGTCACTAAAtatgtgaggctgaatttgaatttggtcctttctgattccaggaccaatgctctatccactatgctatctatTTTTGCCCTGAAAAAGTTCTTACTCAGATATGGGTTGAATGAATTAACTGAGGTTCCTTTCTCATTCAGCTCTCTTCTGTTCCACTTTATCCATTTCCCTAGTAGAAACTAAAGATCCCTGATTTTCCATAATCCCCAGTCTTCTCTTCTCAAGAGGAATAACTAGGTTTCTTTTGATTAAGCTCAGAGGCTTCAGGAcatggggatggggagagaggagataATAGTAGTCCTCTCTGCCAAAGGGGCTGCAAAGGTGTTTCATGTCCAATAAAGCTCCCCTAGGGTGTATAAAACACCCACCTAATGTCATTAATAAGCTCCATTAAAATAGTTTGACTCCATTAACATTAATTAGCCCCTAAATTCCCTCTCTTGGGCAATTCATCATTCCCAACTGGCCCTAACAAGCAATAATGACCACTAGAAGGATAATTATAGTTTTTATAACCGGTATGGAAAGTGGCCCATGgctgaggaaagaagagatgagTGGGCAGAAGAGTGGGGTTAATCTTCACATTAAACCTTAACTTTAACTTTTAAAGAAGTCAGAGTTAAATCTGggattattgttgttcatccttcattctagGAGAACACCAATCACATCACAAGGGTGCTATCTTGCCCCACTAGtgaattggatgtaagtgaggcagggctgtaCAAAGCTCTGCTCAAGTCCAacagcctcattttatagaaggagaAACAAAGGCCCACAGTAGAGGGAGTGCCTTGGCTAAGGTCCCATGAATAGCCAGTGACAAAACCAAGATTGGAACCTGGGTCCTCTGACTTCACGTCTCACGCTCTGAGAAAACTGTTTCTTCCTAGTAGTAGAACAGTGTCCCTAGTCCTAATGATCAGGTACAAAGTAATCCTATTTTATTTAGAGGCAATTAAATGGCTTAGTAGATAAACCACTGGAAtttaggaagccctgagttcaaatcccacacttcctcactgtgtgaccctcaggaagtcacttagtttctgtttgccttagtttccctataaGTAAGATGGGAATGATAACAGCACTTTCTCAGGTTTGTTGTAataatcaagtgagataatacatgtgcttagcacagtagtaggtgcttaataaatgcttgtttccatcTTCCTATTCAACTTTCCCCAgatatgccattttttttttgtacaaggGCCCCCTTTTTGGCAGACTGGTAAAGACTAGGGCTCacatctcagaataatatttttaaagtacaaaagaaatgaattatattgaaatacagttatcaattttttaaaaaatctgcagACTCCAGATTTAGAAATCCTCTCcttttttaagatttagaaatctttccttttttcttcacctCCCTTTCCCCAGCACACTTAcctaatatttcagagtcttcttttttgcttcttgcTACTGCGGCATTGGGAGTTGGGGCTAGGTCTGCCCCTGAAGGCAGAAGCTCAAAGGTAGGGTCAAGTTCAAGGATCATTTGGTTGAGGCTCTCCAGAGAGAAACCAATGGAGGAAGCCAGGTCATCAGTCCAGCCTGTATCTTGCTGCCCTCTGGGCTGGGGTAGGCCATTTGATTTGGTCACTGCTGGTGCTGCCTGTCCCGTTCTAGAGCCATGGAAGTTCAGGACACAGCTGCCCCTGTTGGGGATTGGTTGCCCCTTTGCAGGCGTGGGGGCCATCAGGACCTGGGCCCCCCAGCCTTCTGTGGTATAGTATGGACACTGGGGAGCCAGGTTGGTGCTCCGGGTGGGAAGAAAGCTGTTTCTGGTCTCCTCTTGAGGGCCTACACAGACAGTATGGCCTGCCCTCAGCACCTGGCTGGACATCACTTGGGACATGGTCAGTGGCCTTCGTCACCTTCCCACAATCCTTGTTCCAGTCTTGATCAGGAGGTAAGTGCCCAAGTGCCCAAGGAGACCTGGAATAGGCAAATCACAAGAATAAAATAGATTGGATCATTTAGAAACATGTTCTCAGCTGCTCAGACCCCTGGTTCCCAGAATTCAGGTCTCCTGGGCTTCAGTTCCATGGATATCTTCAGTTTGTCACCAGAGCAAGGAGGAAATGAAGTGCCATGCTGAGGGCTCTGGGGCAGGAACCCTATTTGCCTCTTGTATTCCTTGGGCCCTTTCttaaaatcatgattttatatgcataaaataaaacacacaggattacaaagaaaccaattttattaaaataaaatgtaacttttttcccatccaaatttgCTGATCCCTTGAAATTTATCCATAGACATCCCATATCCTTGGGAGTCGGTGAATCCCAGTTTAAGGACATGCATAGATAGTAGGGTTTTTTGAGTTCCAgggtcttttgacttcaaatctaacaCATCAATGataaccaacatttatatagagaaTCAACTtggaagtttgcaaagcattttacattcaaTTCAAGCAGTATCTATCCTATGTTTACTGTGTGCCATGTACCATGGCGAGTTGTGGGAGtacaaaggcaaaatggaaaCAGTCCTCGCTCTCAAGGAATGTATATTccattaacaatttttaaaatgtatatttttatttatatataatcattaaTACTTATATAAAGTcttgagatttgcaaagtattttaaaatatgatctcattttatccttatacaTCTTTGGaagattggtgctattattatccccatgttacagatgaggaaactgagattagcATAAGTAAAGTGACTTGACCCTTGtcaagactgaatttgaactcaactcttcctgacttcaggtccagtgttctatgcaTTGGCCATACTGCCTCCCAGAGGGCTAGCCCTTCTAGATGGGAACTGGACCTGTATTGGTCCAATATCATTGGTATGGAATAAAAATCCAACCTGGATCTTCCTCTCCCAATGAAAACTAgtattttctctgcaatttagagtTTTAGAAACCTGAGAGGTCATTGGagttgcccagggccacacagccaggaGAAATGGGAGCCAGGGCCTGAAACAGTCCTTGGCTCCTGAGGCTGGTTTTCTATCTGCCACCCCTGGACACCTTTCAGATTTTCTGACCAAGTATGAacaagagggggaaaggaaaacaaacagtTAAATGAATCTACCCACTACAAAAGTCTGCTATTCTATGCCGCATTTCACACTCATAGTTCAGAATTTATCTTCTTTTagggggaaaacaacatgtacatagaaaattaaatacaaaaaataatataaagcagTTTTCTAGAGAGAGGGCACTGTCCACTGGGGACAATAGGACAGACTTCCTGTAGGAGGTGGTATGTGAATGAGTTTTAAAGGAAGGTTTCTTACTCTCTCGGgagcctcacaacagccctgtaaGGTAGGCACCAGAgaatttattatccccattttacagatgagaaaatggattcTGGAGAAAGTGGTTTGCCCATGATCGCGTAACTCATAAGTGACAGAGAAAGGGTTTTGAATCCAGAACCAGTCTGGCACTCTTCACTTCATAAGCTCTTTTTCTTATCTGGAGCCAGAGCTTCTGttccccagtt
This window contains:
- the TNS4 gene encoding tensin-4, with the protein product MSQVMSSQVLRAGHTVCVGPQEETRNSFLPTRSTNLAPQCPYYTTEGWGAQVLMAPTPAKGQPIPNRGSCVLNFHGSRTGQAAPAVTKSNGLPQPRGQQDTGWTDDLASSIGFSLESLNQMILELDPTFELLPSGADLAPTPNAAVARSKKEDSEILDIKYIEVTSTKSRCQDPPQRCASPSVLPSCGSPLSGGLLLCRDRPRENNASSESLIFSGNQHRGHHPLQQPPPPVGEWSSPHLPSPGITIPQPKHKNPGPQSDSFLLEASPGSGALPRPSVGSWALQRVSGASLLSSSPGSDTSYVFGSSQSLLPTSTSSHQLAYKNPECSRGSSSNIHNPSTSSPSGRPNYFHLQSPDSGLTPPVSTLGQPAASYSTPLQKEHASSCPPSIANSMVDIPIVLVNGCPEPDSASPQPPRRHHSFVRPRADTSSSPYAALSSHSKTPSDTSLASSSEGPSRNNSPPTMKFVMDTSKYWFKPSITRDQAIELLKMEEPGAFVIRDSTSYRGSFGLAMKVQESSTSFQSRSGTDGNDLDLIRHFLIESSAKGVHLKGAGEEPYFGSLSAFVYQHSIMPLALPCKLIIPRKELGGGDGAPDPPADTEASQLKKSASCQALYLTSVSVETLTGAMAVQKAISATFERDTLPTPTVVHVKVTDQGITLTDVQRKLFFRRHYPLATLRFCGMDPEHRKWQKYCKSSRIFGFIAKSLTDPAENVCHLFAEYDAVQPVSLVIDLVATLLLDMERI